The following proteins come from a genomic window of Nymphalis io chromosome 6, ilAglIoxx1.1, whole genome shotgun sequence:
- the LOC126769013 gene encoding aquaporin AQPAe.a-like has translation MTVPPATQIVEVVGSISNEKIKSTKLKVIMKWWYKNFKIIVSEFVSTFLLLFLGCMTCVPLDGQTHSSMYSPIGFGLVVLFNITTFGHISGAHMNPSVTLSAILWGSLSIPLGIMYVIAQCGGAIVGYGLLVSVSPIDLLQDSICTTVPHPNHVMYQALIIEIVLSTALGLINCAVWDPVNKEKQDAIPLKFGFTIVALSLAGGPLTGASMNPARSLGPALWTGNWNTHWVYWVGPILGGAFAPIFYKFMWLEDNKNERRSQISNGPL, from the coding sequence ATGACCGTGCCTCCGGCAACACAAATTGTAGAAGTTGTTGGTAGCATTtctaatgaaaaaattaaatctacaaAATTGAAAGTGATTATGAAATGGtggtataaaaattttaaaataattgtatcggAATTCGTATCGacatttttgttactttttttggGATGCATGACGTGTGTACCACTAGACGGACAAACTCACTCATCGATGTACAGCCCGATTGGTTTTGGTCTGGTCGTCTTGTTTAATATTACTACGTTTGGACATATTTCTGGAGCGCATATGAATCCATCTGTAACATTATCTGCTATATTGTGGGGATCATTGTCTATTCCTCTAGGAATAATGTACGTTATTGCTCAGTGTGGAGGAGCCATTGTCGGCTATGGATTATTGGTCAGCGTGTCACCAATAGATTTACTGCAAGACAGCATTTGTACGACCGTGCCACATCCTAACCACGTGATGTATCAGGCGTTGattattgaaattgttttgtCTACAGCACTGGGATTAATTAATTGCGCCGTTTGGGATCCAGTTAACAAAGAAAAACAAGATGCTATCCCTTTGAAATTTGGTTTCACAATAGTCGCTTTATCACTCGCCGGCGGTCCTTTGACTGGAGCAAGTATGAATCCAGCGAGATCATTAGGCCCAGCTCTTTGGACTGGCAACTGGAATACACATTGGGTTTATTGGGTCGGTCCTATCCTTGGCGGTGCATTTGCACCAATATTCTATAAGTTCATGTGGCTGGAAGACAACAAAAATGAAAGAAGATCCCAAATTTCAAATGGTCCGTTATGA
- the LOC126769000 gene encoding uncharacterized protein LOC126769000, translating into MKPKKQDAIMQTDPVLCEEDDNPQTYSESEKSVNPEMDYGQFKKSYDPELNKYDMPKDFSKLADDYIPQTNEEYNKEAEKYALERKSHNSYDKIDYQKSVLENGYPKIQDVYNGYLEKEYQNRPDFVYQSPYQDSVEILRNQQHNLQVLQEQHRINENQNFFNENHIKQEIDFGNEEDKFIYEQNKEQIDQNAMYDSQRRVIEQQRILEQIQHQVKQEPDTPNSCDNVLQPQSSPYYSPAGAAGAGGAGGAGGAEGSARPGPELLIAKQNALAAHTQLWQNTMKRPFFYSESPHYNSSQLLHRYEVRNDDLSRILQ; encoded by the coding sequence ATGAAACCAAAAAAACAGGACGCGATAATGCAAACCGACCCCGTGCTCTGCGAGGAAGACGACAATCCGCAGACCTACAGCGAGTCAGAGAAGTCTGTGAACCCGGAAATGGACTACGGTCAGTTCAAAAAATCGTACGACCCCGAGCTGAATAAATACGACATGCCGAAGGACTTCTCCAAGCTGGCCGACGACTACATCCCGCAGACGAACGAGGAATACAACAAGGAGGCCGAGAAATATGCCCTCGAAAGGAAATCCCATAACAGCTACGACAAAATCGATTACCAGAAATCGGTGCTCGAGAACGGTTACCCTAAGATACAGGACGTATACAACGGCTACTTGGAGAAGGAGTACCAGAACCGACCGGACTTCGTGTACCAGAGCCCGTACCAGGATAGCGTCGAGATACTCCGGAACCAACAGCACAATCTGCAGGTATTGCAGGAACAGCACAGGATCAACGAGAATCAGAACTTCTTTAACGAGAATCATATAAAGCAGGAAATAGATTTCGGCAACGAAGAGGACAAGTTCATATATGAACAGAATAAAGAGCAAATCGACCAAAACGCGATGTACGACAGTCAAAGGCGAGTCATCGAACAACAGAGGATCTTGGAACAGATACAGCATCAAGTGAAGCAGGAACCTGATACTCCCAACAGCTGCGACAACGTGCTGCAGCCGCAGAGCAGCCCGTACTACTCgccggcgggcgcggcgggagcgggcggcgcggggggcgcgggcggGGCGGAGGGCAGCGCGCGGCCCGGCCCCGAGCTGCTCATCGCCAAGCAGAACGCACTCGCCGCGCACACGCAGCTCTGGCAAAATACGATGAAACGGCCGTTCTTTTACAGCGAGAGTCCGCATTACAACTCGTCCCAACTCCTGCATCGATATGAGGTGAGGAACGATGATTTAAGCAGAATCCTACAATGA